From the Papilio machaon chromosome 13, ilPapMach1.1, whole genome shotgun sequence genome, the window TGTGTTCGTGATAGCagcaataataatagaaagaaACCTTCAGAACGTCGCCAATTACCTGGTCGCTTCACTGGCCGTCGCCGATCTGATGGTGGCCTGTCTCGTCATGCCACTCGGCGCTGTATACGaggttacaatttaattactacgaatatttctaaaatttaattaatcgtTATTTATTTGCTGAGGTACGACTCTACCCtgacaatttaaatatgacggctgatagagatgtgtggaggagtagtacatactgtgccgaccctctatagggataagggcaggttgatgatgatgatgacgtaCGACTCTACCGTGACACTTATAAAGTTCGTACAGTAAAGTTTCTTCTTCCACAACAGATGTTTTGTGTTTGCCATTAGGCTtgcagaattttttttttccctctaatttatactaaaaagCTGTAATTTTGTGCACTGTCTATCATGTTACCAATAATATTGATCTTCCCCAATTATACACAAATAATATCAACAATGGTGTAacgaatttttttatgaatataaataaaataattatctattcACATCAAATATGCCATCACTTAGCGATAGAGGCGTACGAGTAAACATTTCAATTCAATAGAATCTCtcataatttgttttgaagtaattgacttaattgttttacttagatgagtattattttacaataaagcGAATTATTTGAAGTGTTTAAGAAATAACTGAAATACTTGACTTGAATCTTCATTTACAGCTGTTTATGAGaacattattaattgttgCGACAGGTCAGCCAGGGTTGGATCCTAGGTCCAGAACTATGTGATATGTGGACGTCCAGCGATGTCCTTTGTAGTTCCGCTTCAATACTCCATCTTGTCGCTATAGCTACGGACAGGTAAGTTAACAATGGTCCATGACATATTCTTGTGTTTTGAATTCATAGTTTTTGGATTCTAAGTTCCTCTCAAACTAATACAATGAAAATTGTCTCGATTACCACTTTCCTTTATCTCAATGGATCATACGTTAATGTTATTTGCAGTACTAAAACATATCAAAACATTATCGTAACTTAGTaggtttatattttgaaaatattaatctacAAAATACTTACTTGCTATATTTACATCGAATAATATACTTGGCTTAAGCATGTATATACTGGTTACGCTGAAGTACCGACTATGTTTCGATAGCAAATTGATTTACATACAGCTTCATACTAAGAACCAGCTTTAGCAATTAACCAACTCTATGTAATATGTACTCAATTCCATGGTATTGTTAAGTtcaaacataacattttgcaAGCCccattaagtaaataaaaccgAATTAAGtagataaaactttatttttgatacGAAACCTCTTTACAATTGACACGTTGCGTTATtgatttagtatattttttattacctagGTATTGGGCAGTAACGAACGTGGATTACATCCACATTAGAAACGAAAAGAGAATCTTCACGATGATCTTTCTGGTATGGGGCGCTGCTCTCGTCGTGTCCCTAGCTCCGCAGCTAGGCTGGAAGGACCCAGACTATCTCGCCAGGATAACACAGCAACAAAAATGTCTTGTCAGCCAAGACCTCGCATACCAAATCTTCGCAACATGCTCTACTTTCTATGTACCCTTGGCTGTTATCCTCATATTATACtggaaaatatttcaaactgCGAGAAGACGAATCAGAAGGAGAAGGGACCCCCCACCACCCAGGCCCACGTCCGCTGATGGTGCTACGCCCTCCGGCCGACCAGTACAGTCAGCGAGGGACAGGAGATTTGTAAAGAAGCGCTTCTTGAATCTTAAGAAATGCAACCAACGTACTCGTGCTGAGACTATAGCTGCGGCGCTGCTACTAACCGAAGGTCAAAGCACATCAACAGTTGATACCCTAGACGAAGAACCTCGGACAACAGCATTCACAATCAACGAGAAAGTTCCCTCATCCGTGTCACCAGAAAAGTCTTCCTCAACAACAGTAACGAATGGTTCGAAACCAGAGCGAGCTATTGTTCCTGCTCTATCTCAAAGGGAGAAAAAGGAATCACTCGAGGCTAAAAGAGAACGGAAAGCTGCAAAGACGCTCGCTATCATCACGGGAGCATTCGTCTTCTGCTGGCTACCGTTCTTCATTATGGCATTGGTGATGCCTATATGCCAATCTTGTGTGATCAGTGATTACTTAGCTAGCTTTTTCTTGTGGCTCGGATATTTCAATTCTACCCTCAACCCAGTCATCTACACAATATTCAGCCCCGACTTCCGACAAGCATTCGCGCGGATACTCTTCGGCACTCACAGACGTggtcgtaataaaaaattctaacaGAAGTacgtatattatgtatataattgaGCTTGTGCTCTTTAATGGACATTGTTACTCTCTtccttgtaaaataatttgacgcTTTCTGTATGTTATACATACTTAACTTTAGTCGTTAGTGTAAATACTGTTTAGTCTGATttgtatataatgtaaaagATTTATGATAGAATGttgacaattgtttttttacgcgTCATAGTATTTATTGTCGCGGCGGCGTAGCGCGTGAGTCCAGCGCCACGCCGCCGCACGACGTTTTGTTGTTTCAAGtgacattacaaaataaatattcaaattatatcattcaaatgtattttattctcATCCCTAGATAATTACTCTGCTTGATTCTCTAGCACTGTCTTATTGTACCTTACTATTTCGACTGCAGTAATATTATTGACACGTTGTtccctttgaaaaaaaaaatagagagaACTATATGTGTCAATACAAGTGTCTACAGTTGAAATACGAAACATTTTATCGACTATAATCTTCCAATCaggtaagtaaaaaataaaaactacttcTACCAggtctattattattaccaggtctattaataaaaataacaaaagcagCAAAAATAATGAGCTAATAACATAACTCAAACTTATTATCGTGAAACAAATAACGAAACAAATTCTTTACTATTCCTGGCATGAAGTGTTAgaagataaacaaaaaatacgcTCAAGTGAAGATTATAATCTTTCTcgacatgtttttgttttcgttctatgttaaataaaaataacattttcaatgggtaagaaaaaaaaattacttctacactctatattttaaagcaatgtATTTTCACAACCCAGGGAGaatgagagagagagaaacaattttttttttcaaatgttctGTTAGTAGAAACTCTTGTATACTGCGTGGAAATAAAAAGCATTTAGTTTAGATCATGTCGTATTTTATCAGacctttttgttttatcagttgataaaaaaaatacgaaataagtaatttgtcTATTGTGTACCGGATTCAGGACATCTCTATTGTTTTGTTGAAAgcataatagtttttttttacaaagacaAGTACGATTTCCCTAGTGATTTATGGAACATTATGGTAATATAGCTTTAAAGAATATTGCGTTTAAGTGTTCCGagctgtaatttattaaataagccAACCCGGACAAACAATACCGCAATAAGAAATGTAAATGAGACTTTCtgggaatatttttatttgcaatataaataaaaatcagtttGATGTCTGgcatgatttatttattattagaacctttttttacaatttaacgcGTTACTTTACGGtcgaagaattaaaaaaaaaaagaataatccTCAAAATTGTGAGATATATTATggaagattaattaaaatagatttccCTTGCAATGTTAGTAGAACTGCTTTTTTCagacacatttttaaacaaaatctgCATAAATTCTTGATTTAAAGTTAAACGGAAATACTAGAAAATAAAAGGTGaacattttccatttttaaacacaaaacaTTTCCAACAAATCATTTCTTTGTTACCGCTATTTTGCTCTTAGTTATTTATGGTCTGTTAAACCCTCTTTGGGAACTTTCCAAAACTTCTAATCTTTGGGAAAACTGaataaaggtaaataaaaagcaGGTTAACAATAATTGTACAAGACAACTTATACATTTCGAATAACCAGTGGAATGTGCACATAAAAagatacttattattataattctcAAAAAGAGGACTATTTATAGCcgcaatacaatacaatacaatacaatgcaATACAagacaatacaatacaattttattggtaatgtataaattacatgtcataaaagtaaaagtaaagttcatcttatgataacaaaatatcaatataaactaaagaaatagtttagtttacactaaataaattgattaaaaaagaataaacatttttgtattttaatccATACATGGACTAGTTGAAGTCAATAACTACAGCTTTAAGAGCCGAGAGCATTGTAACTGCACCCGGGACACATACGTTGAAGTCAATTCAGTGTCTGTCCGTGTATGGCCCTTATTTACTCAATTATTCTACCTCGAAGTGCCTGTAAAATTAATCTTGATTTCGGTTTCTTTACGACTAGTCtattcaaaatattcatttaagattccaacatacattgaaggtaactttataaaccaaaataatgtaagtaGGCCTTCGTGAAATGAAATTTCGACAAAATTCCTTCTCGTATAGAAATCAATACATATTTGGGAGCGAGCGGCGCTGGCCGGTGTCCAAATTGATGTTATTTCCGTGTACATTCAGATACTGTCAAATGCGATCATAATGGTAATAAGATCCGCTccaataaacataaaactgGCTTAAAACAATCGCTAGCACCACCGCATGCTGATAATCGAGTAATCTGTGTTAGCATTTGTCAACGCCCGAAATCGATATTCGATCGCCATTTTAGCTTATCTgcggtatttttaataaacacacttaaaatttaactaatctaaattattttagaggtcaacataaagttattaaatcaatttcgGGTAGATTTCAAGGATGCACAAATAAGCCGGTTTCACCGGTGAAATATcaagaccacacagaagacaggcatgaagtggaagcaattctgcgtttcgtctgatgagtttgCGTGTCGGAGGCTATATTTTAGCCGtcattcccttcccacctttttcttataaggaagggatGGAAAGAGTAGGTGGATTTGGCAGAGGAGGGGACGGATAGGAAGGGGACATATCCTCTTTATGTAGCGCCCCTGTATCGattgaaggtaggcaacgcatctgcaaatgttgatgtctatgggtaatggttacttcgctattttagcgaattaaatattttgctcgtttgccacctttcgCTATAAAAAATCGTATATTGCTTTCAGCTGTAACCgagctaaaataatttttcaattttaacttggatgtaaagtttaattttttaaccattttacaatataaaaataattccattAACGTTTACTTCAAAGTTTGCTGGAAATTGTGCAAATAAAAGAAGTGTTTCTTGTAAACGTTAGATGTAGGTCGAATACAGAAGAAAACAATTTCTGTGCACGAGCGGCGctggatattatttttataagcgaCTCCACTCCTCGAGAAAAGGTTCACAGGTGAGAAAGCTTAAGAACAAAAGATATGGCGGGAATAGAGTGAAAGAgtagacatttttatatacgaAACACTTAAAAGTTTAGCAAGTTAGTCACGAAAAAGATAAATTCTACATGTAAcaacaaactttttatttttgttatacatataaagtaaaagaaaagatattgatttgaatttatataccGACAAAtatatctgacccggtgggcataagtctaAGCTAATGATTATAGCTCtctagcgccctcctgtcaaTGTTGAAAAAtgtgtcacaagatccttgcCGTAGTTTAACTGTCATGTCATGATTTTCAAAGCGAAATTTCTTTATAGAAATGGGGTCTTGGGAATTTTCATGTCATGAAAAAGCGTAACAGCCGCGAGAAGAGagttttttatgatttatattaattcgTAGCTCCGCttccaatttttttctttcttattgtttttatgCCCATGTTGGTTTTACATACTTTCTTAAAGCACTATGAGCGACAGACTCTTCCCTCTCATCAGGCCAGATATCTTTGTTTGTCCATACAGTTAGTTTTATCATCTCACTGCCGAAACAATTGTCTAAAAACATATCACATTTATCTGTTTCTCAAAGAGATAACTTGAAGTTTACTGGCATATTATATAGtcgtaatctatatatataaaagaaagttctgttagttatactatttataactcaagatcggtcgaactgatttagccgaaaattgatgaggaggtagcttagaactaggagacggacataggaacttttttatcttgtgtgcattttttttttatccgcgcagacggagtcgcgggtaaaagctagtaattaatttctaaatttccACAATACgatataaagaagaaaaaacacAATCACAATATTGTACAAACGTCAGTTTAAGAGTAAGTATTAAGTTAACGTAAACTTAACCTATATACTACATTTGTCAAGATTGATATTACAAATTCCTTTGGGATTATGTTGGCGTCGAGCCAGCAATTACGTGGTCGGCTCAACTCTATCGTAAAAAGTgcatttttatcaaatgttaCCAACTACAACATGTTCAGATTAAATAAACGGAAAACCACGaatatagaatattaaaattctacTCTACTTATgaataaaaccaaaataacaatatttttagctTTCAAAAATTCAATCCTGTTACaatcaatacattttaacatcaatactttttcgtttttatttttttcttttatttatatttaatcagAAATTACCAAACGAATTTTCAAAAAGATTACaagaaaaaatctattatataatgtagtatatatgtagtttgaattttttgtgaaatttgataaaaacactataataataagatgTTAGAAAAATACACAACTTAGTTAAACCACCTCAGTCGGCCTATCCCAGTACAAACAATTAGACTGTCACACGGCACACTTTCTAAAAGAATTCACAAGAGGGCGCCCCGAGCGCCGCATtaactttgaattaaaaaagcattcTGAGCAACAGTTGAAAAGATACTTCATTTGAACTCTTACATTAAGAATGCTTGAAAATGTGACTATAActctattaaaaatgtattttacctctaaatttttaaacttatacaATCATTTGATCGATGTTACATGTTCCAGACTCCGTAGACTAAGTATATAAAGATAAAGCCATTTAaaccggtgggcataagtcaaactataTTATGACAGCTCAATAGCGCCCCCGTGTCATAAGATCCTCTTTGTACTGTTGCTGTAAtgtcagtttttattttatgtcattttctatGTATAACTAGGATATAcatcttcttatatatataaaagaaagtcgtgttaattacactatttataactcaagaatggctgaatcgatttgactgaaaattggtggtcaggtagcttagaaccaggaaacggacataggataatttttaccccgttttctatttttttttccgcgcggacggagtcgcgggtaaaagctagtctatatatataaaagaaagtcgtgttacttacactgtttataactcaagatcggtcgaactgatttagctgaaaattgatggggaggtagcttagaactaggagacggacataggaactttttttatcttgtgtactctttttttattccgcgcggacggagtcgcgggtaaaagctagtagaaaATATTCATTGTATTCTGACAGAATCAACCGCGATAGTAGCGCCACAGTTACCGGATCAAATAAGATTGTCGCACTATGTTAGCGATGTCGCTAATCGAATGTGACTGTTTACTGGCTCAGTTTCGATGACACAGCACAAACAGCGTTGGACTAAGTATCAACGAACTCTAATTAACGTCGCATAATGATGGCCGTGCTAGAGGATAAGCCAAACCTAACAAAagctttgttaaattaatatctgttATGTGCTTATAACGAGCTTGGTAATATTACTCAGTTTTCAGACCATTTGGCTTATGTTTCTTAAGTTTTCTGTAAGTAAGTTATTGAATGGATACTTGGAACGTTGCGAGAACAAATAATAGCTAAAGATTATCTTAGATATTATTACATACTGGTTTGTGCCAAACTTGTATGggtttatctttttattttatgcatacACCCGTAAATTAAGTGTTAACCATTGTGATAAATACAAGATCTTCGATTTCCTCTTGTTGCGAACTGTATCcaattatgaattttattaacagtgcaaaatgttattaaatgctTTAACTGTGAATATTTGTCTCAAAAAAGCACATTTTAGATTTCATGTTGAGGAAAAGATGTGAGCGAATTTGTGatcatgtttttataaaagaccGATGCGGAAGAATACAATGTGTCACGACTCCTGAAGAAATAGGCATATGTCAAATTTATTCGCGTACGCTTTGACAGTTGCTGGAAACCTCTAGGACTTTGGTCTAAAGTAAAAGCATTcgcatattataattaacaactgTACATTGAACATCACATGaactcatttaattttttttaaagatgcaAAATTTTCTGAATTTGGGCCTATTCCTTCCATGCGAATCGATTGGCCCAAACACATAAACAACTTATGAAATCCGCTGTAAGTCTATGACTTGTATAGGAACAACATACGTGACAGATAGTTTGACGTGTCGACGCGCTAGGAAGAAATAAATTGCGGCTTAGAGCCCCTTTCGACCTCGCCCCTCGCACTGATACGCagcctttatttatttacacaacttgcctttt encodes:
- the LOC106709203 gene encoding 5-hydroxytryptamine receptor; its protein translation is MNDSRIPRNFNDTNDDVTYSSTSDWYSGNCSWEDAVSWGCNSTSSAGTNTTDTDVTSLVLMAVTSVVLALIILATIVGNVFVIAAIIIERNLQNVANYLVASLAVADLMVACLVMPLGAVYEVSQGWILGPELCDMWTSSDVLCSSASILHLVAIATDRYWAVTNVDYIHIRNEKRIFTMIFLVWGAALVVSLAPQLGWKDPDYLARITQQQKCLVSQDLAYQIFATCSTFYVPLAVILILYWKIFQTARRRIRRRRDPPPPRPTSADGATPSGRPVQSARDRRFVKKRFLNLKKCNQRTRAETIAAALLLTEGQSTSTVDTLDEEPRTTAFTINEKVPSSVSPEKSSSTTVTNGSKPERAIVPALSQREKKESLEAKRERKAAKTLAIITGAFVFCWLPFFIMALVMPICQSCVISDYLASFFLWLGYFNSTLNPVIYTIFSPDFRQAFARILFGTHRRGRNKKF